The genomic region acaaaaacaaaacactACTTGTACAAGAAGTAAATAAAAACAATGCTTTAACATACGAAGATTAGTGGCCCCACCCCCTTGGCCTTCAACACCAGTGGCGCCGCCAAACAGAATGAGCCTCGCACCATGATTATTAGTCGGTGCAATGGCGGTGAGTGTGTGCGCACACCGGGGACCGGGATGATCCTCGTCTCTACCGTAATTGCACTCGAAACGATGGTACTCCGGTGCTGGTGGCTGCCACCCTTTACGTAAAACCATTTTTTATtgttgatataaattttataaatgacaaatattatttatttctttGTATTAAAAAAATTACTAAAATTTTCGGTTCTGCACGACTTCGGTCTAGATTAGTCCCGCTGCCTCTATCTGTAAAGAGAAATGAGAGTGGAGAGGTGGTTAAACGTTTATGTTTGGTGTATGTAAAGGTGGGGGGAGAGATTTGGGGGAGATTGAGGAATGTTTTGTTGTTCGAAACTGAGATTTTTGACAATGGGGGACGGGAGTTTTATAGGCTGCAAGGTGGTGTTAGCATGTGGTTGACAAATAatcaaatttaataattattaattatttaatgattaaaaatgaaaaaaaaaaaaaaggtaAATCTTGTTCTTAATTTTAGATTTATCTCCCTTTGTTACGACAGTTGTAAGTCACTTCGTTATTGCAATGTAATATCAATATCTTAAATATATTCACTGGTATCTTGGTGTGCCCCACTAATTTCATTTCATATCAAGATAATATCTATAAAATTTAATTCTATAGGAATTTTAGATGCATTGGATTTTCTCTCTTTTGGATGaataatttcaaatattttgTTACAAATGTATATCATTGGCTATCACCAACAATATTTTAGAGGTGATATGGATGTTAGAATATGATATAGAAAAGACTGACTGACTTACATTTTAGATTGCCTTCATTTTGGGAAAAGGTTATTTTGGATCCTATAGATTATAAATCAGACAGAGTAATACTGCATGTCACTTTATCCACCCTCATTATACAGTCATTAACATTAGTAGGGGTACACGGATCGGGTTGGGAGAATTTAGCAACCCAACCCAATTAAttcgggttttcaaaatttcaactcaacccaaaccgtttaaatttgtaacccaaaccaatttgtatacttcggtttggttcggtttgatcggtttattaaatatacaaaattaatataaaaaattataataaaacataaggtttcaaagtttaaaacacttgaaaataGTTCAAAATAATATTACAATCCTCCACATTGAATAGTCTTAAGCATCTAATTTTCGACATcaaaagtactaataatattgcttacgttttaaatattggaatgaatcataaatgcAAATAATATAACACTAATCAAACATCTATTGTTGTTACGAAATGAACTATGAACACGGAGGTCATCAGTTACATTTAGAGTTAGAGATATATGGATCTATGTAAATGGCCTAAACATAATTTTGGATTAACTTATtagcatgtacatatatattttaatcgggttgggttggattgatttaaaattatcgaaaaccatatccaacccaattaaatcgggttgacattttttcaaTGCAACTATATATCGGGTTGAAAAAAATCGGTTTGGTTCGGCCAAAATAGGGTCGGTTCGATTTGGATTGATCGGGTTGGCCAAACCGTGTACACCCCTAAACATTAGAGTGATCAAGGGTTACACCGGCCGCATATGAAAAAACATGGAAATTCAGGGATCAAAATTCGTATTGTGAAAGGCTAAAACATGTTAAAAAATTTGGAGATGCAGGGTATCGAACCCTGTACCTCTCGCATGCAAAGCGAGCGCTCTACCATTTGAGCTACATCCCCAAGATGAGTGGAAATTCTTAAGTTTCTATATTATTGAATCAGCAGACAAAGCTTTTCTATATTATTGAATCAGCAGACAAAGCTTATAGCCTAAATCGCCATTTTTGCATAGAACAAGACCTAAACCCTGCAATTTTCAGATTTGGCACAAAAAGCTTATAAAAAATGAAGATGGTTGGTACCCTATTTATTTCTCTTTCGCGGCCTTTTGAGGCAACAAAGCAGAATGAATGTGAGATAATACACCTCCATTAGGAATAGTAACATTCCTCATCATTCAACACAGCCAACTGCAAGTGCCTCAGGCTAATCCTCGTCTTTTTGTTGTGTTTTGCTGCATTACCAGCGAGTTCCAAAATCTACACATAAAATGTACATACTTACGTAAATCAACATTATACATCAtacagaaaaatgaattataataCAATGAAACTCCTTCAAGCTCTAAAAGCTACAGACACAATAACTGCTAATTCTATAAAAAAAATATAGCATATTTGTAGATATTAACATTGATTTTCAAAAAGTGGCTGTACTTTAAGTAAAAAAGTGGGGTATCTCCTATAAAATTAGTAGTTTACCGCTAAAAAATCAATGGACCTAACAGGCGAAAATTAGCAACTTCTTAAGAAGAGTAAGATTTAACCACTTTTTTGTAAATGAGGGTAACATACTGCTACAATTATGCTATTTACTCTATAACCGGACGGATCATCTACGGAAGATGGTCATTGCATAGTTCCCTACTGCAGACAATGAGATCAATGCATTTCATTAACTGGTTTTGCTACACTACTGCTTTGTCCAACTTAGAAACCGAATTAATATGCAGCAGAACGCCTTCATTAACATTCGTCACAGATCCTAATAACTTACTTGGCTCCTCGTTGTTCCTCGCCTCAAATTGAATATGCCTCAGGAGTCAGGATCATCTTAGTCTCTTTTTTTGTCTCGTAATCATAAGGAACTTCTGAGGCTTATAGGCTTCTAGACTAACCAAGTAAATCACTGTTGAATttagaaaagaaaaaggaaagtCTTGGAGATAATGGAGTATCAAATGATAGAATTACATGGACTAAAATGTAAGAAAGTCACAAAAACATATGAATGCTGGTCCGGAAGGGAATTCTGGAACCTCAGATGTAACCAGTCAAAATCTTAGCTTCTTTCTGAACAAGATCACCCGCAAATGCTTTAATCATATTCAGGAGCTGCCCTACACTTGTTTCTCTAAAATTGGCACTTGCAACAAGAATCTCGATAAATGAAAACGTAAAGAACAATTGACTATTCAAGTGTGGAAGCTTCCGATATGGGACAATAATACTATATATAAGAAGCATCTCATATGCAAATATAGCATAATTACTAGAAATAAAAAGCCAATCCAAGACCACAGTAGAGTTAGATACACTTAATGGATTTTACATTTAGGTTGATCAGCAACATGAATTTAATGATCTCATGAAATGCAAGTTTTGCTAGCAAGAAATGAGAAGTGCATCTAGCTAGATTCAAATTATTCTGGGAAGTTGGAACCTTGAAGCAAGCATATGAACAAGTTAGACACAAGCTAATACTTGCACAGACTAAGGTCTTCTCACACAAGTCATCTGAATAAACCAAATATTATTGTCAATATCAGAGAAGTGGAGAACTAAATAAGAAATTTTGAAATACCTATTGTCTTATAATAACAACCCCAGTTGGCCCTTTATGGTGAGAGATGTCAAACACTAAAAGAAAGTATTTCTATTGCTAGAAGACTGTAGGCTGATTCTAAACTAAAAAGTGTCCAATAAAATGTTGTTGTGTGGAACATCAATAACAAAATTGAACCAGAAGAAATATTTTTCGTATATTTTTCTGAAGCATGAAAGCAAATGATTTTGCATAGCGCAGCTGCATCAGCACTCATGGCTATTTTATTTGATATGCAACTATATTTTATCCAAACTGAGAAGCGGCATTTTCAAGTAATTTTTTTAACTCCCAGAGTTATGAAGGCATAGAGTGACATCAATTGCAAACCACACACACATGATTATACTAGGAATGTAGAAGAATTTTAAAACACATCAAATTGATAGAAATGGAACTTCTCTTGATGACTACATTCCACAAACGCTCAGCCAGtctaaaaataaaattatcaCAAAGCAAGTTGTTGAAGTACCATGAGAAAGAGTCAAAGACATCCGAGATATGCATTAATTTAACATCAAAGCAACAAAAAGAGTAGTTCAATTGGAATAATATAGGCGTTTTGATTTGGGCTCTCTGCCAAGTAGAATTAAGTTATACAACACCTGATTTAGGAACTTCATGAGATCATATGGTGTTACATTTGCTAAGACTGACGGACCTGATATAACAGGGAGAAAATTAGCTCTATCAAGAGGAACATTAGGTGAAAAAGAATGCCAGCCTGCAAAAATAACAAATCTGTACATCACCACTAACCTAATCTAGAGTATTTACTTACTCCTCATGCCCACGATGCCAAAGTGATAGGATTGAACTAAAGGCTTAGCTTGGTagaatttgaattaaataatttGTTAAAGATTTCATTCCAATTATGACAACATAATTAATACTCTTAAGACGAGACTAACAAACAGACAACAAAAAAATAATGATAGCAAAAAGCATTCACTACTAGAAAGCTCCTCATAGGAAGACAGCAGTAGCTAAGCTACAATGGTCAATAAATATAGAAATGGAGCAAGAAATTTGAGACAAAATGAaaattagtatatatatacaaagCTCGTGCTATGAATAGATCACGAAGCAAAATAAATGAGGTCCTACAATTGTCAATGGCATGTGTTATATTAACAGATTTGAAACTTACTATCATCAATGGCATGTGTTATAAACAGATTTGAAACTTGTCCGGAAAATCCCCAAGAATCTGGTGCACGGTGCGACAGACAAGTGAAAAATTCCTGCTTTCTAGTCATCTGCTGAACTCTAGAGATGGAGTATCTACTGAACTCTGGAGATGAAGGAGTATCATCTGATAAGATATCATGGATAATATAAGTGACAGAATTACAAAAACTCAAGAATGTTGGTCGGGACTGGGATTCTGGAACCTCCAATGAACCCTATCAAAATCTTAGCTCATTTCCGGACTGGGCTCAACCTCAAATGCTTTAATTTCTTCTTGGAGCTGCCTTGCCTTTGGTTATCCAAAAATGTACTAGCAAAAAGGATCTCAATACAACATTAAGAAAATTGACAATGAAAACATAAAGCACAATTGACTAATTGTGTAATGTAGCTTCCAAATGGGATAATGATATAGTAAACTTAAGAGTACTTCACATGCTAATCTAGCACAACTAGAAACAAAAACTAATCCATGACCAAGGTAGTGTTAGATTGACCTGATGGATTTAGCTTCTAAGTTAATCAGCTACATGAACGAAATTATTCCATGAAAGCAAATACTGCAACTCTGCAAGAAATAAAAAATGAGAGATGCATTTAGATTCAAAATATTTTGGAAGTTGGAACCTTGAAGCAGGCATGTCCTTGAAGCAGGCATGTGGACAACTTAGACACACATTACTACTTGGACACGCTATTCTCTTCACAGACTAGTCATCGTAATAAAAAGAATATTAATGTTAAAAGCTGAAAAGTGGAGGACCAAATAAGAAACTTTTGGATGCATTGAGAATTACAATAAACAACCACCGTTGGCCCATTATCACGGAATCCAGGTTTCTGTTCTGGCCATGTTATAAGTTGGTTTTTCTATTTCTACTCACCTTTTCATTCACTTTTTTAAATTATCCACCTTTTTTCATTTTCTCTTCTATCTCAGGAACCCATGTTTTTTTGTGTCATCTCTTTTTATGTAtctaatttatttataaattaaataaattatttaattcatttaaataattgattaaatataTCATCGAACGTAATTGGATTTTaaactaaaaaattaaaaaatataaatgtattatatgaatattaaaatcatttaaaaatcatatacaatcattttaaaaattgaatTCTCATTATTGTTGATAAAGTTGCAGTGCCTTGTCAAATCTAATTCTGCAGTGTTTTGTAAAATAAATTTTGTTttgtaaaataaatttttttctGTAATTTGTCAAGTCCAACTTTTCAATAAATTATCACTTTCACCTTTTTAGTGAATTGTCATTTTCAATTTTTTAGTGTCTTGTCAATTCAAACTATCACTCCGCGGTATTAACTTCAAAGAGATTTAACTTTACTAAGAAAATCCATAATAATTATTAATCAAAAAATAATAATTGGCCGACtaaagaattcaaaatcaaattttCTGGTCACACACACGTTTGTAAACCCGGCCCCACATAATTAGATTTTGGTAGCTGATCAGTTTCATCACTACAACTGTCCAACTGTGATGCAGTAGTAACTATATAAACACACAATCAAACACAAACACAAGTACTCTCGAACCTCTTCATCTTCTCAACTCAACAACTAATCAAACTCACTCTTCTTGTCCGATCAAAACCATGGATTATCCGTACGGCCACCCCAACCACAACCGCCACAACGACAACCAATACCCACCACCACCAAACACATACCCACATCAAGACCCGTTTACCCGGACCCGACCTGTTTTACAACCACCCACCTCCACACCCCAAATTAAACAAAGTTACAAGGTAAGCTTTTTCGTTTTTCTTTATAAATTTCATGTACTAAATCGATActaattatattatttatatcaGATGGATAATTTATCTCTTCTAAATGAAATGGCAAGATCAAATGCTATATTTAACTTAAGTAATATGGAGGATGATGAAGAAGATCATCATTATGAGTCAGAAGcggatgaatctgatgatgatGAAAAAGACGATGACGAGCAAGATGATTCAGATCATAGCACCGACAATGATGGTGAACATATTCCAACTGCCGCCTGGTTTACCACAGAAGAGATTGATGGTTCTTCAAGTAATTGTTCAAATGTTAACTCACTTGACGATAAATTATTTGAAGGTCAGTGTTTTCCAGATTAGCAAATCGCAATGAGTGCTATAAaagaaaatcatataaaatattCTCGAAATTATCGTGTTATAAAAAGTGATACAACACGATACAGTGATACAACACGATACGAGGCAACATGTGTCGTGGAAGATTGTCCATGGAGAATTCGTGTTATGAAATCAAAGCGATCTGGTTTATTTGTAACCGCAAAATTAACTGCTGAACATAATTGTTCTTTGAGGACAATCCAACGAGATCATAAGAAACTCACATCCACGATGATTGCAAATGCAATAAAACAACAAGTAAGtgaaataattaatttattttacaTAGTAGTGTTTATGTTATGTTATATTACTAATTATAATACTAAACTTGTGTCAATCAGGTTATAGAGAGTCCAACTCTGAAAGTAAACAACATTCACAGTCAAATTGTAGCCATGTACAACTATCATGTTAGTTACAAGGGAATTATTTGAAATCATCGAGCAAAAGGCATCAGCACACAAAGCAATTCCCTACAATGAACAAAGGGGAGTCTTCGAAATCATTACTGCACAATACAGAACCAAGAATGGATCTTGAAAAGGTGGTAACAAACATAATGTTGATGTGTGTAGAGGTTTTTGCTCATGTGGAAAATGGAGCCGATATCATTTTTCATGTTCACATATTGTTGTGGGTTGTTTGACATGCAACCTACACTGGAAGCAGTACATTGGGCCATACCACAATATATCATCACTGTTTGATATGTACAAGTACGAGTTTAACCCAATTCCAAATCAAGCATATTGGACATTTCCACTAGCAAATAATTGGGAGGCATATGGTGTTTTTATTGCTGATGAAGGCacaagaaaaaagaaaaagaaacgtGGACAGAGAGGCCAAAGCTCGCATATTAAAACTGAAATGGATAATTCTCGGAAGGTGATTGTTTGTGGATGATGTGGATAAGATGGGCATACAAGACGCAGTTCAAAATGCCCTCAATATGGTCACTAACATTCCATGtctaataataatttgtaatttatttattttgcgATGGATTTTATTTTTAGTATAATGTACTTTATTTTATTGTTTATGTAGTGCTTTTTatgttaattaaatatatttaaaattcatttaactaatttaaaaatatttaaatgaataaataaaatcaaaattatttattcattttagTATACTTTGAATTTAGTTGAACatgaattaaataagaaaaataatttataataaaagaaaatgaataGAAATTAAAATGAAGGAAGTAAATGGGGGCTGTGCACAAAAGACTGGAGAGAGAGGTGAGAGAAAGTTAAAAGGTGAGTAGTTTTAGAAAGTGAATGAAAAGATGGATACAAGTAGAAAACCAACTTATAACATCGGCAAACATGAACGGATTCCCTTATCAGGTGAGAGTTATCAAGCAAAATAAAAAGTATGCCCCTCAGCTAAGCTAATTCTACAAATGTGCAATAACATATCTTGAGGATCGTTAATAACAAAATTGAACCAAGAATCGCTTTTCGTATATTATTCCCATATCAGATCAATAAGCAAGAACCTATGCTATTAAGCCTGTTACGGTAATAATAAAAGATCATGATTTTGCAAAGCACAATTGCATCAACACCTGCAGCTATTTTACTCGATATGCAACAATATTTTACCCAAACAACAAAAATTTGAACATCATAAATTTTTAATCACTAACAGAGTAATAGAGGCAACAGTGTTGAAATTGATAAGTGTAAAATAGTTTGTAGTATGGCTGCACCTTCTCCAAGTAAAGATAAGAATATAGTTTGCTGTTGGATACCATAATAACCAAACTTATCTGCTGAAATATCATCTATGTCTAACAACAGTGCTTAAATTTTAAATGCTGTTGTGTATTCCTACTTGGGAACTTTCAGATTGCAGAATTATTGAAATTTCAGTTCAAGTTCAGCCTTAGTAATTGTGAAAGCGTAAAGATATTTAAGAAGTGGTGCAGTCGAATAATTTCCTGTCTTGCAGAGAGCAACATTAATGCAAACCACGCGCAATTGATCATGCCATAATAAAATAGCACTCATCATGACTACTAACTGGCCAATCTAGAAATCAAATCTTGGAAAAACAAGTTGGAGGAGGTGTATGAGAAAGAGTCAAAGGCTTCCAAATTGTGCATAACCAATCAACGTATCAAAGAAAAACTGTAATTCATGTGGGTATCTAGGGGGCTAATTTGTGGGAGAGGTCTCACTACGGAACTAGAATTTTGTTAAAAAAACACCTGCACAGATACTATTCACTATTCAGGGAAACCCGCGTCTACTTATGACTCACGAGTGAACTTAGAAGACTATATGGTGTTAAATTTGCTAAGACCGACACACCTGATATAACTGGGCAAAAATTTGCTCGATCAAGAGGAAGACTATGTGATAAAGAGCCAGACTGCAAAAAAGGCAAATTTGTAACCTAAAATAAAGCATCTAGTTA from Apium graveolens cultivar Ventura unplaced genomic scaffold, ASM990537v1 ctg7274, whole genome shotgun sequence harbors:
- the LOC141703978 gene encoding uncharacterized protein LOC141703978; translation: MDYPYGHPNHNRHNDNQYPPPPNTYPHQDPFTRTRPVLQPPTSTPQIKQSYKMDNLSLLNEMARSNAIFNLSNMEDDEEDHHYESEADESDDDEKDDDEQDDSDHSTDNDGEHIPTAAWFTTEEIDGSSSNCSNVNSLDDKLFEGQCFPD